The Amycolatopsis mongoliensis genome includes a window with the following:
- a CDS encoding Gfo/Idh/MocA family protein, with protein sequence MTPAVVVFGTAGYARTHLRRARALHDRGEIVLAGACDIREPPEEAGELVPVVTRDPAELLARVPADIAVVATPPHTHLPLARLALAAGCHVLVEKPPVLDLTAFDELTERARGRACQIGFQSFGSPAVPVIRAALARGAIGTVTGIAAAGAWIRRDRYFARAAWAGRRRLDGRAVVDGALTNPFAHAVATALLLNGTAGALPERTTVELYRARDIESDDTACARLCFAGAPDVVAAATLAAEADHEPYVLIHGTEGRIRWHYKTDLVLVGDEPVPVGPPEDLLANLVGHLRDGVPLLAPLAATRAFTALVEAVRDAPEPRRLPQARAVGTGPERRFVVPGVDRAVDAAAERLALFSELALPWTPAREET encoded by the coding sequence GTGACTCCTGCGGTGGTCGTGTTCGGCACGGCCGGCTACGCGCGCACGCACCTGCGCCGGGCCCGGGCCCTGCACGACCGGGGCGAGATCGTCCTGGCCGGCGCGTGCGACATCCGCGAGCCGCCGGAGGAGGCCGGCGAGCTGGTGCCGGTGGTCACCCGCGACCCGGCCGAGCTGCTGGCTCGCGTGCCGGCGGACATCGCCGTCGTGGCCACCCCGCCGCACACGCACCTGCCCCTGGCCCGTCTCGCGCTCGCCGCGGGCTGCCACGTGCTCGTGGAGAAGCCGCCGGTGCTCGACCTGACGGCGTTCGACGAGCTGACGGAGCGGGCCCGGGGCCGGGCCTGCCAGATCGGGTTCCAGAGTTTCGGCTCGCCCGCGGTCCCGGTGATCCGGGCCGCGCTGGCCCGGGGGGCGATCGGGACGGTCACCGGGATCGCCGCCGCGGGCGCGTGGATCCGGCGTGATCGCTACTTCGCGCGGGCCGCCTGGGCGGGCCGTCGCCGGCTCGACGGCCGAGCGGTCGTGGACGGCGCCCTGACGAACCCGTTCGCCCACGCCGTCGCGACCGCCTTGCTGCTCAACGGCACGGCCGGGGCGCTGCCCGAGCGCACCACCGTCGAGCTGTACCGCGCCCGCGACATCGAGTCGGACGACACGGCGTGCGCCCGGCTGTGCTTCGCCGGTGCGCCGGACGTCGTCGCCGCCGCGACGCTCGCCGCCGAAGCGGACCACGAGCCCTACGTACTGATCCACGGCACCGAGGGCCGGATCCGGTGGCACTACAAGACCGACCTCGTCCTCGTCGGTGACGAGCCGGTCCCGGTCGGCCCGCCGGAAGACCTGCTGGCGAACCTCGTCGGCCATCTCCGCGACGGTGTGCCGCTGCTCGCTCCGCTGGCCGCCACCCGCGCGTTCACCGCCCTGGTCGAGGCGGTCCGCGACGCGCCCGAGCCGAGGCGGCTGCCCCAGGCCCGCGCCGTCGGCACCGGGCCCGAGCGCCGGTTCGTCGTGCCGGGCGTCGACCGGGCCGTCGATGCCGCGGCCGAGCGGCTCGCGCTCTTCTCCGAACTCGCCCTGCCCTGGACCCCCGCCCGAGAGGAGACGTGA